A window of the Methyloprofundus sp. genome harbors these coding sequences:
- a CDS encoding two-component system, chemotaxis family, protein-glutamate methylesterase/glutaminase, which produces MEKIRLLIIDDSALIRTMLTKIFETSDAIEVVGTAADPIIAREKIKKLRPDVLTLDIEMPRMDGLTFLRNLMRLRPMPVIMISTLTEKGAAVTLDALAIGAVDFVAKPKVDVSNTLQSYAEDLIEKVKAAAKAHIRTAESSSVSVPKTASKLNADAIIPATASKTHFATTDKIIALGSSTGGTEAVKAVVKGLPKTTPAIVISQHLPIAFSASFAKHVDDVTEMTACVAEDGQEIRAGNIYIAPGDRHLLIVRNGARYVCQLNDGPPVNRHKPSVEVMFRSVAQNVGSNAIGVMLTGMGGDGAVAMKEMLDAGSLNVIQDEASSVVWGMPGEAYRQGAAHYIQPLDKVAAQILALV; this is translated from the coding sequence ATGGAAAAAATACGTTTATTAATTATTGATGATTCAGCATTGATACGCACAATGCTGACCAAGATATTTGAAACTTCGGATGCTATTGAGGTAGTGGGTACAGCGGCTGACCCCATTATTGCTAGAGAAAAAATTAAAAAATTACGCCCTGATGTTTTAACACTAGATATAGAAATGCCACGTATGGATGGCCTGACTTTTTTACGTAATTTGATGCGCTTACGGCCGATGCCGGTGATCATGATTTCAACGTTAACTGAAAAAGGTGCGGCTGTCACTTTGGATGCTTTAGCCATTGGAGCGGTAGATTTTGTTGCCAAGCCTAAAGTGGATGTATCTAATACTCTACAAAGCTATGCTGAGGATCTGATTGAAAAAGTGAAAGCGGCTGCTAAAGCACATATTCGCACTGCAGAAAGCTCGTCTGTTTCAGTGCCTAAAACAGCGAGCAAATTAAATGCTGATGCAATAATTCCGGCTACGGCATCTAAAACACACTTTGCGACCACAGATAAAATTATTGCTTTAGGTTCTTCAACAGGAGGGACTGAAGCTGTTAAAGCAGTAGTGAAAGGATTGCCTAAAACAACCCCAGCCATTGTGATTTCTCAGCACTTGCCTATAGCGTTTAGTGCTTCTTTTGCTAAGCATGTCGACGATGTAACTGAAATGACAGCTTGTGTGGCCGAAGATGGCCAAGAAATTAGAGCAGGTAATATTTATATTGCACCTGGTGATAGGCATTTATTAATCGTTAGAAATGGTGCACGTTATGTGTGCCAATTAAATGATGGCCCCCCTGTCAACCGACATAAACCTTCGGTAGAGGTGATGTTTCGCTCGGTTGCCCAAAATGTGGGGAGTAATGCCATTGGAGTGATGCTGACAGGTATGGGAGGTGATGGCGCTGTTGCTATGAAAGAAATGTTGGATGCGGGTAGCTTGAATGTGATTCAGGATGAGGCAAGTAGTGTCGTTTGGGGGATGCCTGGGGAGGCTTATCGGCAAGGAGCCGCGCATTATATACAGCCATTAGATAAAGTGGCTGCGCAAATACTCGCTTTGGTTTAA
- a CDS encoding chemotaxis protein methyltransferase CheR → MAEKQREFEYTRADFEELRQISNSHSGIIVTDDKFDMFYSRLSKRIRMLGLPNFKAYCQYLKENEAIEFTDFINAITTNLTAFFRENHHFEYVKDIIIPELLKRNHASREIKVWSAGCSTGEEPYSIAMTLLENLPTGWTVKILATDLDTNVLQTAANGVYSDDRISGLSNERQKRWFKKGKGSNSNKVKVKPELQELIRFKKLNLMQDWPMKGQFDFIFCRNVIIYFDRDTKESLVNRYSGFLATGSHLLIGHSESLHQIDTDFDLIGNTIYRKVR, encoded by the coding sequence ATGGCTGAAAAACAACGGGAATTTGAATATACGCGTGCTGATTTTGAGGAATTAAGGCAAATATCGAATAGTCACTCGGGAATTATTGTGACTGATGATAAATTTGATATGTTTTATTCACGTTTATCTAAGCGGATCAGAATGTTGGGCTTGCCGAATTTTAAAGCTTATTGCCAATATCTTAAAGAGAATGAGGCGATCGAGTTTACTGATTTTATCAATGCTATTACCACCAATCTGACTGCTTTTTTTCGGGAAAATCATCATTTTGAATATGTAAAAGATATTATCATTCCCGAGTTATTAAAACGTAATCATGCTAGTCGTGAAATTAAAGTTTGGTCAGCAGGTTGTTCTACGGGAGAAGAGCCTTATTCTATTGCGATGACTTTGTTGGAAAATTTGCCTACAGGCTGGACAGTGAAAATTCTAGCGACCGACTTGGATACCAATGTTTTGCAAACAGCAGCAAACGGTGTTTACAGTGATGATCGCATTAGCGGTTTATCAAACGAGCGTCAAAAAAGATGGTTTAAAAAAGGCAAAGGTAGCAACTCTAATAAGGTAAAAGTTAAGCCTGAATTACAAGAGTTAATCCGCTTTAAAAAGCTAAATTTAATGCAAGACTGGCCAATGAAGGGGCAGTTTGATTTTATTTTTTGTCGTAATGTCATTATTTACTTTGACCGGGACACTAAAGAAAGTTTGGTTAATCGTTATAGTGGCTTTTTGGCAACAGGCTCACATTTATTAATTGGTCATTCTGAGTCTTTACATCAGATTGATACTGATTTTGATTTAATTGGTAATACCATTTACCGTAAAGTGAGGTAG
- a CDS encoding beta-phosphoglucomutase, with amino-acid sequence MKQLPDFNAVIFDMDGLVLDTETTYFSAWQQAADTLGYTISDAFCAQVSGMPFSHIEQQLTQYLGVNFPLSEFYRLSSIYWRAGVESDGIDVKTGVYDVLQVLDALSIKYCLATNSPETNARECLQYAGIANLFPTIVSRDHVPSPKPAADIFLRAANVLEQPIAACLVVEDSLIGLLAAKNANAFSVLVPSMPDMDGKMQALAGLVLNDLSELAKLLQEK; translated from the coding sequence ATGAAGCAGTTACCTGATTTTAATGCGGTTATTTTTGATATGGATGGCTTGGTATTAGATACTGAAACAACCTATTTTAGCGCATGGCAGCAAGCTGCAGATACCTTGGGTTATACAATCAGTGATGCTTTTTGTGCTCAAGTATCAGGTATGCCTTTTTCGCATATTGAACAGCAGCTAACGCAATATTTAGGTGTCAATTTTCCTTTAAGCGAATTTTATCGTTTAAGTTCTATCTATTGGCGTGCGGGAGTAGAAAGTGATGGTATTGATGTTAAAACAGGTGTTTATGATGTATTGCAAGTGCTTGATGCATTATCAATTAAGTACTGTTTGGCGACGAATAGCCCAGAAACTAACGCACGGGAATGTTTGCAGTATGCAGGTATTGCTAACTTGTTTCCCACTATCGTTAGTCGTGATCATGTGCCATCTCCCAAGCCAGCGGCAGATATATTCTTGCGAGCAGCTAATGTTTTAGAGCAACCGATTGCTGCTTGCTTGGTTGTTGAGGATTCATTAATTGGTTTGTTGGCGGCTAAAAATGCCAATGCTTTCTCGGTATTAGTACCTTCTATGCCTGATATGGACGGTAAAATGCAGGCTTTAGCGGGGCTTGTGCTTAATGATTTATCGGAATTAGCTAAGCTGCTGCAAGAAAAGTAA
- a CDS encoding methyl-accepting chemotaxis protein yields MSHFVKKLIWPCLLTIATLFLPLFFATDILYWLVIPSLFSMWCFIMYRTHQESLIDEQDNAEELQVHGAIDDYANMLQRCTEQEIVDVTTELDQVKKIVFDAVQTLSNSFNEMHGLSVTQTAAMHALVNNLDGSASDEASKSVNFQQFAEETDTVLASFIEHILSVSKQSMEMVAVVNDVDEHMRKIGSLLADVQGIADQTNLLALNAAIEAARAGEAGRGFAVVADEVRNLSKHSDKFSEEIKKVVSDSRKNINDAKVMIEQMASKDMSVAITSKAHIDEMMRDIGMMNANIATQLNEVSGLSSQMEVAVGGAIRSLQFEDLARQQLEFLQVNAQHFQAMCDEVKVGLGGFKVVGENNAAELTAGVQRFKDMRTQWQMKEKKAVAQDTMEEGDIDLF; encoded by the coding sequence ATGTCGCATTTTGTGAAAAAATTAATTTGGCCTTGTTTGCTGACTATCGCTACCTTATTTTTGCCCTTGTTTTTTGCCACCGATATTCTTTATTGGCTGGTCATTCCAAGTTTATTTTCTATGTGGTGTTTTATTATGTATCGAACTCATCAAGAAAGCCTTATTGATGAGCAAGACAATGCAGAAGAACTTCAGGTTCATGGTGCCATAGATGATTATGCCAATATGTTGCAACGTTGTACTGAACAGGAAATTGTCGATGTAACAACCGAACTGGATCAAGTGAAAAAAATTGTTTTTGATGCTGTGCAAACTTTGTCTAATAGTTTTAATGAAATGCATGGTTTAAGTGTGACCCAAACTGCTGCAATGCATGCATTAGTTAATAATTTGGATGGTAGTGCTAGTGATGAGGCCAGTAAATCTGTCAATTTTCAACAGTTTGCAGAAGAGACTGATACTGTTTTGGCTTCATTTATTGAGCATATTCTATCGGTGAGTAAGCAAAGTATGGAAATGGTTGCTGTGGTCAATGATGTGGACGAGCATATGCGAAAAATTGGCTCATTATTAGCGGATGTGCAGGGGATTGCAGATCAGACTAACTTACTTGCGCTTAATGCCGCTATCGAAGCCGCAAGGGCTGGGGAGGCAGGTCGGGGGTTCGCAGTAGTAGCTGATGAAGTCAGAAATTTGTCAAAACATTCGGATAAGTTTAGCGAAGAGATTAAGAAAGTTGTGAGTGATTCCAGGAAAAACATTAATGATGCTAAAGTGATGATTGAGCAAATGGCTTCTAAAGATATGAGTGTGGCCATTACCTCTAAAGCACATATTGATGAGATGATGCGTGATATTGGGATGATGAATGCTAATATTGCGACGCAATTAAATGAGGTTTCAGGGCTCAGCAGTCAGATGGAGGTTGCTGTTGGAGGGGCGATCAGATCACTACAATTTGAAGACTTGGCGCGGCAGCAACTTGAATTTTTGCAGGTAAATGCACAACATTTTCAAGCAATGTGTGATGAAGTGAAGGTTGGCTTAGGTGGCTTTAAAGTGGTTGGTGAAAATAATGCCGCTGAATTGACGGCTGGCGTACAGCGCTTTAAAGATATGCGTACCCAGTGGCAAATGAAGGAAAAAAAGGCAGTTGCTCAAGATACCATGGAAGAAGGTGATATCGATTTGTTTTGA
- a CDS encoding two-component system, HptB-dependent secretion and biofilm response regulator translates to MQNTQSLLQESAAKILIADDSRSQCLLLTKILEQAGYQVFTAKDGLEAVRLFKECHPDLIILDILMPNMDGLEAAELIKKELDEQYVPIIFITELNSNESLQRCIDVGADDFVHKPFRSVALMAKIHSLLYVKQLYLEQFIQKKQLIEYQQHLAQEEAIAATLYKNIIHAGFLEVPEARYFLSPMALFNGDVFLVAKTPGNQLYVFLGDFTGHGLSASFGSGPVAEIFYGMTAKGFGITEIIAEINRKMKNLLPINMFLAATIVAFFRDTETINLITCGLPDHYLCNSTSKKLRTIKSKNLPLGIVDSFEAHPLVLQVSADDYLYLFTDGVIEAENIQGEPFDASGVIESIKHARNGYDAVLAALNKHSKGLEQQDDITLVELQCNVTNAKWMQIETKTKHNSLQALPWKTSMEFQAATLKHVNPVPIIINSIMEIQNLLEQRETIFLIVTELFANALDHGLLKLDSQMKQTPDGFMQFYNEREQRLNQLQAGAINLHFNHQPTAKGGRLVIKVQDTGEGFDYNAGKVGLADNQQNFGRGMSLLQSLCKNVEYSGNGNHVKAVYEWEA, encoded by the coding sequence ATGCAAAATACCCAGTCCTTGTTACAGGAATCAGCAGCAAAAATTTTAATTGCTGATGATAGCCGGTCTCAGTGTTTGTTGCTGACTAAAATTCTTGAGCAGGCAGGGTATCAAGTTTTTACTGCAAAAGACGGCTTGGAAGCAGTACGGTTATTTAAGGAGTGTCATCCTGATTTAATTATTTTAGATATTCTGATGCCCAATATGGATGGATTAGAAGCGGCAGAATTAATAAAAAAAGAGCTAGATGAGCAGTATGTACCCATTATTTTTATTACCGAACTGAACAGCAATGAAAGTTTGCAAAGGTGCATTGATGTAGGGGCTGATGATTTTGTGCATAAGCCATTTAGATCGGTTGCTTTAATGGCTAAAATCCACTCTTTATTATATGTTAAACAGCTATATCTGGAACAATTTATACAAAAGAAGCAACTGATAGAGTATCAGCAGCATTTAGCACAGGAAGAAGCTATAGCAGCAACATTGTATAAAAATATTATTCATGCGGGATTTCTTGAAGTTCCTGAAGCCAGATATTTTTTATCACCGATGGCTTTATTCAATGGGGATGTTTTTTTAGTGGCTAAAACACCAGGGAATCAATTATATGTGTTTCTGGGTGATTTTACAGGTCATGGATTATCAGCCTCATTTGGTTCAGGGCCAGTAGCTGAAATTTTTTATGGCATGACCGCTAAAGGTTTTGGGATAACGGAAATCATTGCGGAAATAAACCGTAAAATGAAGAATTTGTTACCTATTAATATGTTTTTGGCTGCTACCATTGTGGCATTTTTCAGAGATACCGAAACAATTAATTTGATAACTTGTGGTTTGCCAGACCATTATTTGTGCAATTCCACATCAAAAAAATTACGAACCATAAAATCAAAGAACTTGCCGTTAGGTATTGTCGACAGTTTTGAGGCTCATCCACTAGTATTGCAAGTGAGTGCGGATGATTATTTGTACTTATTTACCGACGGTGTGATTGAAGCGGAAAATATTCAGGGCGAGCCGTTTGATGCGAGTGGTGTTATTGAAAGCATAAAGCATGCACGTAATGGCTATGATGCGGTGTTGGCGGCTTTAAATAAGCATAGCAAAGGGTTGGAGCAGCAAGATGATATTACGCTTGTTGAGTTGCAATGTAATGTGACTAATGCCAAATGGATGCAAATAGAGACAAAAACGAAGCATAACAGCTTACAAGCATTACCGTGGAAAACATCGATGGAATTCCAGGCTGCTACTTTAAAGCATGTAAACCCTGTCCCCATTATTATCAATTCAATTATGGAAATCCAGAATTTACTGGAGCAGCGTGAGACGATTTTTTTAATTGTCACTGAGTTATTTGCTAATGCCTTAGATCATGGTTTGTTAAAGCTTGATTCACAAATGAAGCAAACACCTGATGGTTTTATGCAGTTTTATAATGAGCGTGAACAGCGTTTGAATCAATTACAAGCAGGAGCCATTAACCTGCATTTTAATCATCAACCAACTGCAAAAGGAGGGCGCTTGGTCATTAAGGTACAGGATACTGGAGAGGGTTTTGATTATAATGCTGGCAAAGTAGGTTTAGCAGATAATCAACAAAATTTTGGCCGAGGTATGAGTTTATTACAAAGCTTGTGTAAGAATGTCGAATATAGTGGTAACGGTAATCATGTTAAGGCAGTTTATGAGTGGGAAGCGTAG
- a CDS encoding beta-ribofuranosylaminobenzene 5'-phosphate synthase has translation MKSTPVKITVIAPARLHMGFIDLSGSLGRHFGSIGVALNEINTTLSLSYADKLSFSGVQSERAESCLQRLCKALNVADTLHLHLKTSIPEHVGLGSGTQMSIAIGMALSAFYDLGLSVRDIAQLSARGARSGIGIAIFEQGGLVVDGGRGAHTLTPPVISRMNIPDDWRFILVFDSRGQGLHGNAEIQAFKELPVFPHEEAARLCYLLMMQGLPALAEANIALFGDSITQLQRSVGEHFAGAQGGIFTSNEVATAMQFLQEQGATAIGQTSWGPTGFCVVQSEDVASSLQKQVAQNFAHCEHLNVLVASARNCGGEIVVSATE, from the coding sequence TTGAAATCCACTCCAGTTAAAATTACTGTTATTGCACCAGCACGTTTGCATATGGGCTTTATTGATTTAAGCGGCTCATTAGGGCGACATTTTGGTAGTATCGGTGTGGCACTTAATGAGATCAATACCACTTTATCACTTAGCTATGCTGATAAATTAAGTTTTTCAGGTGTGCAATCTGAGCGTGCCGAATCGTGTTTGCAGCGATTATGTAAGGCTTTAAACGTTGCAGATACGTTGCATTTGCATTTAAAGACCAGTATTCCTGAACATGTAGGGTTAGGGTCTGGTACGCAAATGTCTATTGCTATAGGCATGGCATTAAGTGCCTTTTATGATTTAGGTTTGAGTGTACGTGATATTGCGCAATTATCTGCCCGTGGCGCACGTTCTGGTATTGGCATTGCTATTTTTGAGCAAGGTGGCTTGGTGGTTGATGGTGGGCGCGGTGCGCATACCTTAACGCCTCCAGTCATATCACGGATGAATATTCCTGATGATTGGCGTTTTATTTTGGTGTTTGATTCCCGTGGTCAAGGCTTACATGGTAATGCTGAAATTCAGGCTTTTAAGGAGCTTCCTGTTTTTCCACATGAAGAAGCGGCGCGTTTATGTTATTTATTAATGATGCAAGGGTTACCTGCTTTAGCTGAGGCTAATATTGCTTTGTTTGGTGATAGCATTACTCAATTACAGCGTTCTGTAGGTGAGCATTTTGCTGGCGCACAGGGTGGTATTTTTACTAGTAATGAAGTAGCAACAGCCATGCAGTTTTTGCAGGAGCAAGGCGCTACTGCTATTGGACAAACTTCTTGGGGGCCAACTGGTTTTTGTGTAGTGCAAAGCGAGGATGTGGCCAGTAGTTTGCAAAAACAAGTTGCACAAAACTTTGCGCATTGTGAGCATTTAAATGTTTTAGTTGCCAGTGCCAGGAATTGCGGTGGCGAGATTGTCGTAAGCGCAACAGAGTAA
- a CDS encoding HptB-dependent secretion and biofilm anti anti-sigma factor — translation MPVEVHKDAGKGALRINVSGRFDFSMHQDFRKVSEQDAVGVKSITIDLGRTEYVDSSALGMLLVLRDKVGDNQAAIRIVNARPDVKKILQIANFDKLFTLV, via the coding sequence ATGCCAGTAGAAGTACATAAAGATGCAGGTAAGGGTGCGTTAAGAATTAATGTTTCAGGACGTTTTGATTTTAGTATGCATCAAGATTTTCGGAAAGTATCCGAACAAGATGCAGTGGGAGTTAAATCTATTACTATCGATTTAGGGCGTACCGAATATGTGGATAGTTCGGCTTTAGGAATGCTGTTAGTGCTGCGAGATAAAGTGGGCGACAATCAAGCAGCAATCAGAATAGTTAATGCTCGGCCTGATGTTAAAAAAATCTTACAGATTGCTAACTTTGATAAGTTATTTACTTTGGTTTAA
- a CDS encoding DNA-damage-inducible protein D: MSVLNSANVIVLLELSILLIVVLLFLFFRFNKTKSAAQNAAHELVDKLEETSNIRDKQLARLISDHCTVDEQYAQETMQVIRTNEQLLYQKIIELYLLQDGEQLTNIDYYVANLAKPYHSLLASSALNASDGQLSPERIAEQERVQELEELVDRLSAQLTTAMTTMDEVSAEYTRIFAGSRSEVELENSCKKMLATYQSALQEAKQLLLVSDQE, from the coding sequence ATGAGTGTGTTAAATTCTGCCAATGTGATTGTTTTGCTTGAACTGAGTATTTTGTTAATCGTGGTACTGTTATTTTTATTTTTTCGTTTTAATAAGACGAAATCTGCCGCACAAAATGCTGCACACGAGTTAGTTGATAAGCTGGAAGAGACCAGTAATATAAGAGATAAGCAGCTTGCCAGATTAATAAGTGACCATTGTACTGTTGACGAACAGTATGCTCAAGAAACTATGCAGGTCATAAGAACCAACGAGCAATTACTATATCAGAAGATTATTGAGTTATATTTGCTTCAGGATGGCGAGCAGTTAACAAATATCGACTATTATGTTGCTAACCTTGCCAAGCCTTATCACTCTTTATTGGCTAGTTCGGCATTAAATGCAAGTGATGGGCAATTATCTCCTGAGCGCATTGCTGAGCAAGAACGCGTACAAGAACTAGAAGAGCTGGTTGACCGTCTATCTGCACAATTAACGACCGCTATGACTACGATGGATGAAGTATCGGCTGAATATACGCGCATTTTTGCTGGTTCTAGGAGTGAGGTGGAGCTGGAAAATAGTTGTAAAAAAATGTTGGCGACTTATCAAAGTGCATTACAGGAAGCGAAACAATTACTGCTTGTGTCTGATCAGGAGTAG
- a CDS encoding methenyltetrahydromethanopterin cyclohydrolase: protein MKTTYIKVYTIMQYTASVNKLTAPLVQELIDNADKLRLDIQTMDNGCTIIDAGINVPGGLEAGRIITEICLGGMGTVSIESSTYTENWPLSITVYTSNPVLACLGSQYAGWSLSHEKYFALGSGPARAMATKEKDGEVLPVEELYKELDYRDSATTATLVIENDALPPVEVVEKVAKACGVAFDKLTIIVTPTSSLAGSVQVVGRVLEVAMHKAHELHFPLENIIDGMGSAPICPPHPDFVQAMGRTNDAILFAGQVHIFVKGSDEEAEKLATALPSSTSKDYGKPFAQVFKDAKYDFFKIDGMLFSPASVIVTAVESGNSFRAGKLDNALLNQSFGA, encoded by the coding sequence TTGAAAACAACATATATTAAGGTATATACCATCATGCAATACACAGCAAGCGTTAACAAACTTACTGCACCTTTAGTACAAGAATTAATTGATAACGCAGATAAATTGAGACTTGATATTCAAACCATGGACAATGGTTGTACCATTATTGATGCAGGTATTAATGTACCAGGTGGTTTGGAAGCAGGGCGTATTATTACTGAAATTTGTTTGGGTGGTATGGGCACAGTTTCCATTGAGAGTAGTACTTATACTGAAAATTGGCCGTTAAGCATTACTGTCTACACAAGCAACCCGGTGTTGGCTTGTTTAGGTAGTCAATATGCTGGATGGAGCCTGTCGCATGAGAAATATTTTGCTTTAGGTTCAGGTCCTGCGCGTGCAATGGCAACTAAAGAAAAAGATGGCGAAGTTTTACCGGTAGAAGAATTATATAAAGAGCTGGATTATAGAGATAGTGCTACAACAGCAACTTTAGTGATAGAAAATGATGCTCTACCACCTGTAGAAGTTGTGGAAAAAGTGGCGAAAGCTTGTGGGGTTGCATTTGATAAGTTAACCATTATTGTCACACCGACTAGTAGTTTGGCGGGGAGTGTGCAAGTTGTTGGGCGTGTATTAGAAGTGGCTATGCATAAAGCACATGAATTGCATTTTCCTTTAGAAAATATAATTGATGGTATGGGCAGTGCGCCAATATGTCCTCCGCATCCTGATTTTGTACAAGCAATGGGCCGCACCAATGATGCGATTTTATTTGCCGGGCAAGTGCACATTTTTGTCAAAGGTAGTGATGAAGAAGCGGAGAAACTGGCAACTGCATTACCTAGTTCTACTTCTAAAGACTATGGCAAGCCTTTTGCACAAGTTTTTAAAGATGCTAAATATGACTTCTTCAAAATTGATGGCATGCTATTTAGTCCAGCTAGCGTGATTGTTACTGCGGTAGAATCAGGTAATAGTTTCCGTGCCGGCAAACTGGATAATGCATTATTAAACCAATCTTTTGGTGCATAA
- a CDS encoding chemotaxis protein CheD, with the protein MTDAAYGQVTNPSVEGFDTVKRYWDKRNNIIAAKLLPGEYYVTLENELITTVLGSCISACICDPIAGVGGMNHFMLPETSKDRLRSGVESVVGNATRYGNYAMEHLINVILASGGKRKNLQVKLFGGGKIIPTMSDVGKRNIQFVLEYVDAEALTLLAQDLGDIYPRKVNFYPKTGKVKMKKIQDIHNETLAIRERRYGSTIKDMPVESEVELF; encoded by the coding sequence GTGACAGATGCTGCATATGGACAGGTTACTAACCCATCAGTGGAGGGGTTTGATACTGTTAAACGTTATTGGGATAAGCGGAATAATATTATTGCCGCTAAATTATTGCCTGGTGAGTACTATGTCACTTTAGAAAATGAATTAATTACTACTGTATTGGGTTCTTGTATTTCTGCTTGTATTTGTGATCCTATTGCAGGAGTAGGAGGGATGAACCATTTTATGTTACCCGAAACATCCAAAGATCGCTTACGATCAGGGGTAGAGTCAGTGGTGGGTAATGCAACCCGCTATGGTAATTATGCGATGGAGCATTTAATTAATGTTATTTTAGCGAGTGGCGGCAAGCGTAAAAATTTGCAAGTCAAATTATTTGGCGGTGGTAAAATTATTCCGACTATGAGCGATGTGGGTAAGAGAAATATTCAGTTTGTTTTAGAATATGTTGATGCGGAGGCATTAACGCTGTTGGCACAGGACTTGGGTGACATTTACCCGCGTAAAGTAAATTTCTACCCCAAGACTGGCAAAGTTAAAATGAAAAAAATTCAAGATATTCATAATGAAACCCTTGCTATTCGGGAAAGACGGTACGGTAGTACTATTAAAGATATGCCGGTCGAGAGTGAAGTTGAATTATTCTAA